CGTTGGGCCCACCCACCACCGCTCCCACCAACACATTCGGGTTCGGGTTCGGACTCAGGAAGTATCTCGAACCCGCCTTGCATCCGATTCGACCAGGATGCGCCCGAACCGACGGTAAGGAACTGGCCCGGTGATGGATCCTGAGAGGGTAGCGCGCACCGTATCCAACCATGTATGACATCCGTAGTGGATTATCGCCTAGAATATAGTCCACCTGGTGGGACCCAAACAAAAAACGAAACCCGATATAAATCAGAAATCGGAAAAAGGTAACTTTTATGTTCCCGATTGGTCAAAAGTACTGGGGGGGAGTAACGTGTGATTGATGATTAAACTTGTCGGGTCCACGAAATCATAGCCGTTAAATTCATTAACATCCaacgtattaaaaaaaaaaaaaatacactgTTTTGGGTATTAGCACTCACagacaaataaacaaacataGCTAAACCACAGACCAGACAAACTCTAGCCTTTGgttcctttttcatttgtttattaGACCCTAGATTTCGGTGGGCCCCACCagcttttttatattatagaaaaattaaaaaaaaaaattaattaattaatagagAAATAGATGGATTAGAAAAGTAATTATGTGACCCCATAACGACATGTCGGTAGGAGGGATATAATGGGTGTGGTGGGGCATATAGTGTTTTTATATAGTTCCATACATTGTatttaaagaaaggaagaattattgtttgattaaaataagataaaataaaatgaagtatGAGGTTAGGTTACCTGACGTTTGGCGAGTTGGCGGAGCATAGCGGGGGATGCTAAAGAAGCGCCACATGCTACGTTACGATTGGCGTGGCTAAGGTAATTGGAATAAGCCAGAAGTAGAAAAGACAGGGAGGTAACATGCTGCATGTTACTTCCTCCAGCCTTGAATATCAACCCAcctatatatattcaattcaattcatttcaatcctaaattataattctataataatgaataaataaataaataaataaataattttaataccAGGAGAATATTGAACTTGAGGATGAGAAATTCCAGGCAAAATTGAGCAAATGAACTCATCTGCATTTTGCCTGAAAGATGAGAAGTATTCTGCTTTGCCCATCAACACCTCCTgccatatttttaaaataaaaaagatttaagatTTGGTTTAGTAATTAATAgttatatatttgtaatttagaaGGNtttttttaaataaaaaagattaagattTTTTGGTTTAGTAATTAATAgttatatatttgtaatttagaaggaatataaattatttggatttgaaaagaagaaagtcgCAATcaaagtgaagaagaaagtgaGTAAAGCACATGTGAAGGAACTATAAGTTCACAGACTTTAAGCACATGAATCCACCAGTAACCCACTCATCCGGGTGGGGGCCCATCCCAGTTGAAAGGGAGATGACAAAATTGCCCATTCCTATTCACTTCATCATCGGGATATTCATCACTTTTTATTTCAACggggatggatggatggatggatggatggatggatggatgatGGGGGCAGAGGATAAAATGCTTCTTCACCATTTCAATCCCNAGAGATCACCAAAATTGCCCATTCCTATTCACTTCATCATCGGGATATTCAtcactttttatttcaatggggatggatggatggatggatggatggatgatgatgatgatgatgatggggGCAGAGGATAAAATGCTTCTTCACCATTTCAATCCCATAAATTCCATGCCCTTATCATTATCCTCGAAAAAACACCTTATCCAATAATTGTAAACATacaattattagtattattccttatttaattatttagtacTTGGAATAAttccttcttttatttccCTCACTGCCAACTAACATTCCTTTTCATCACATCACATGCATCCCTTTGCTCATCCCATGTTCTAACCATGGGCGGCAGCAGCAACATGGGAAGACCATCAAACCCCTGAAAGCCACGTGGCGATTGAGATCACCCACGTcaccattgaaaaaaaaaaccccgaACCAAACCGGAAACAGGAAACACGGTAATAATATTCGATATCGAGTTACGCAACGGTcaggaatatatatatatatttattttaaaaaatatttgggaggggtaaaagagtaaaagagacCTTGGAAATGAGGACGTTAATTCCCGCGTGCTTGTTATCCCNTTAAAAGATATTTGGGAGGggtaaaagagtaaaagaaaccTTGGAAATGAGGACGTTAATTCCCGCGTGCTTGTTATCCCAACCAAACTCGTTGATGGTATCCCCAGCTCTGAGCACCACCTCGTTCTTGAAAATGTATTCTCTGTACACGCGCCTTCTTGACGCCTTGTGCAACCACGCTGCTCCCCAAAGCAACTCGTCCTGATCCAACGCCCCACATTCAAATCATCTCTAACTCCCTAAACCAAATCACACGCTCCACATTTAAtcttaaactaaataaatacNCCCCACATTCAAATCATCTCTAACTCCCTATAAGCCAAATCACACGCTCCACATTTAAtcttaaactaaataaatacattaccTGATAACCGTTCACGTCGCAGTAAAACGGACACACCGCCCTTCTCAAGCTCCCGCTGTACGCTCCTCTGTGTCTGTCAGCAAACTCGAACACCTAAAGtagtaaaacaaaaaacacgGTTAATACCCATTTACTGCGGAcggtaacttttttttattatttatttttaaaatagtaggAGGGGATGGGGACTGGGATCGGGTGTGAAAGCGACATACCGAAACGGCTCGATTCAGCAGCAATCTGGAATAAGAAGGATCACGTGATCTGAAGACAATGGAAGCAGCGGCCAAGGCAGCGGCGGTTTCGCCTGCCACGTCAGACCCAGGGTGGTCTCCATCGATTTTATAAACAGTACGAAGCGTATCCATGTCCTCGGGTCTCTCCCAGCAGTTGTGATCGGAGTAAGGATCGCCCACTTGTACAAACACCACGCCGGGAACCGCCGTCGCTTTTAGTAAATAGTCGGTCGCCCATTTCACGGCCTTAAGTGCATTCCCCAGCTCCGATCCCATGTTCCGTCCGAAGTCGATAATGCTCCACGACAGCAACGTCGTCGTGAACGCCATCGGAAACCCAAACTTTATGTTGTCTCCGGCGTCGTAGTACCCGCCGCTCAAATCTCTCTGCAAccaaaaaaagaggaaaaataaataaataaataaataaatcacatTGCCAGTGTGTACGAGGAAAGAACAGGAATGCGTACTCCGACTGTGGAGCCGTCATGGACGGCGGAGTCGCGACGCCATTTGAGGCGTTGGTCCGGAGGGAGTCTGCCGGAGCGCTGGCCTTCGAAGAAGAGGATGCATTTTCGGAGGGCATCGTGGTAATCGTGTTGGGCTGTTGCCGGaggagaaaagagaaggaggaggagaataGCGGCAGCGGCCGGAAACAATGGAGGAATGGAGGTGGACATGGTGTGAGGTATGTGTATATTAGTGAATGATGAGGAGTGGCTTAGCACATGCAGAGGACACAAGGTTTGTGCTTCATTTTATATCGGAAAAAAGGCGTCATTGGATTCCAGAGGGTTCGCCAAAGGGATGAGGCCACGTGGATTGGTGTGATAGGATGATGTTCGGGTCCCAATGCAAGACATTCTTGACCGGGTTTTGACCTCCATTCGGGTCGGGcttgcttatttatttatttatttatccaaaTGGTAACCAATCAGGCTCTCCCCCTTTGCATTGaaacttataaaaattaaccaaattttatgtttaattaaaaaaatatattgataataataaaaaaattaaaatagtcaATGAACATTAGTAATAGTTATACCTTCTAAACTCATGAATGTGTCTGAAATTATCATGAGTAACCCCAATTACCGacaaagtttcaataataggggttaatttgttttatttaacgGATACATTTTGGAGTAAATATTgggattaaaattaaaagtgagGGAATACCATTATTAGAACAAGTTGGATTTTNNNNNNNNNNNNNNNNNNNNNNNNNNNNNNNNNNNNNNNNNNNNNNNNNNNNNNNNNNNNNNNNNNNNNNNNNNNNNNNNNNNNNNNNNNNNNNNNNNNNNNNNNNNNNNNNNNNNNNNNNNNNNNNNNNNNNNNNNNNNNNNNNNNNNNNNNNNNNNNNNNNNNNNNNNNNNNNNNNNNNNNNNNNNNNNNNNNNNNNNNNNNNNNNNNNNNNNNNNNNNNNNNNNNNNNNNNNNNNNNNNNNNNNNNNNNNNNNNNNNNNNNNNNNNNNNNNNNNNNNNNNNNNNNNNNNNNNNNNNNNNNNNNNNNNNNNNNNNNNNNNNNNNNNNNNNNNNNNNNNNNNGCCTCATGCCAAAGACCGACAAGCCGAGCCACCGACTGGCGTCATTGCTCCCATCTGCCCATTCCGCGACCTGTGGTAGGTGACGATTGCCATTGTCGCCCAGCCCTAACAGTCCACCGCACAGTTGCCGCAAACACTCAAGAGTCATCCACCACCATCCTCCTTCGCCGACATTGCTGTACAGACCGCGCCACACATCGCTCTATCTgtctttaaaatgaaatacgTTTCAATTAATCCTAACATGTAATGTTACAACTTGATTCAACTCTCTTCCTTCAATAAATTGAACACCAACTCTAAttagtttctatttcttaAAGTCAATTGTTCAATGTTTAGCAAATTAAGACTTTagggtttatatatatatatatacacttttATATTGTTAGGTTATAAATTCTACtagtattttatttctctataTTCTTTATTACTGTACATACTTTGAAGTAATCTATACaaacttttaacaaatattttttcttgtattttcgctctcttgttctttgtctTCATCTAAATTGAGTGTGATTTGTTGTATGATCCTAAAAACTAATATCAAAGATATGCGAGATTCACCACGATCTATGAAGatagaaaactaaaaagttggaattgagaagtttgatgaatctaaTTTCGGTTTCTAAAAGATGCAAATTGAAGACTATTTGTACTAGAAAAATCATCATGAACCCTTGTCTACTAAGGTGAAgtcggataccatgaccattGAACAGTGGAACTCGAGGATAACATCTCAATGATTGATCCGTTGACGCtgtccagaaacgtggcgttcaacattatcaaggCGATAACATCgtatttattaaatgtaatGTGAAGATGCGCGAAAAATCGTTAGCTATGAAtcaggtgtatttgatgcgtatATTGTTCAATGCACAAATGTTTGAAGATGGATCTAGCgcaaatcatataaatgaattcagtATGATTGTAAGTCAACTGATTGCGGTGAAAACTAATTtcgaaaatgaaattaaagcattgattttgatatttttaccCGAGTCTTGGGatacttttgtttttgagaTCAACCGTTTCCAGGATTtgagaatttgagaaattgaagtttgatgaagTTCGAGATATTGTTCTCAGTGAAAGTAATTGCAAACGATAACTTTGGGATTCATATGGCAATACTCTCAATCTTGAcagaaggagaagaagtaACTCAAATGGTCCAAACAAACACGGTCAGTCAAAATCAAAAAACCGGAAAAATgtccaaacaaaccaaatgtAACATattggaattgtggagaagTTGGACAATTTCGAACAGATTGtacaaaaccaaaaaagtAGAATCACAAATCCAGAGATGATAACGATTCTATAAATTTCGTAGAAGATAGTAGGGATGCTCTAATTCTTAGTGTGGCTAGCCCAATTAAACCCTCAATTTGTGATTCAGGTGcatattttcatttctctcccAACAAGGTGTATAAACATGGTTGTTGTTGCTTAGAGTGTTTCTAGTtaaagtctatggcacaatagacttagACATATGAGTactaaatgaatgaaaatattgGTTGTGAAAGTAGTTTTAAAAGgcttgaaatctgttgatatgagtGTTTTTCTCGAGATATGTTATGGGCAAAcataaacgagttagcttcacaaaagTTGTCAGAGAACCGAACAAAGAATGGTTTAAAATGATCTATACAGAAGTTTGGGGACTATCTacagtttcatcacttggtgggTCCAAGTTCTACATCACATTCATTTATGATTTACAAGTGGAGGATTCAACcgagtgggagcaagccatgaaTGCTGAGGTGAGTTAGATGTCTAGGTTTTAGAATTGTGTTGCCCTTTTATTTACTAAGGCTGAGTATGTAGCAATAGCTAAACTGGACAaaagatgatatggatgacggACTATTTAGAAGAACTAGGCAAGAAGTAACGTGAGAAGATTTTTTATATAGCTAGTTAGGGTGTCATACAATTAGTGAAGAACATAGtatatcattaaaaaacaaagcaCATTAGAAGACAACATCATTCGGTCACAGATTAGCAGAAGAAAGTGACATGTATTTGGAGACGATAGATGTCGTAAAGAATCCAaaatgttgacaaaatgtgttgggGTAGcgaaattaaaattcttaattcaTTGTATCAATTAGATGGgtgaattgttaggttattcATAACTTTGGTGGTAACTATACATAATACAACTATATATAAgtgaattattataaataataaacaattatttataataaatatgttaagatagttgaccgttcattataaggcaaatatctagatatttgccattttattaaaggcaaatatattgtattcatttattattctttcctttttagctatttccatattatttgtaatttactatatttctgtattctgtaaatgattataaataagagaactctcaccaccatttaAGTGCGGTGGATTCAgcatgattataaataagagaactctcaccaccatttaAGTGCGGTGGATTCAGCAAACCTTGAACAATAGTTAGGTTAGCCATTTATCTGGCCcctattttattcaaattaaaaaaataaaaaaataaaaaagtgagagaagaaatcaattttattagGCAAACTGTACGCaatt
This genomic window from Cucurbita pepo subsp. pepo cultivar mu-cu-16 chromosome LG01, ASM280686v2, whole genome shotgun sequence contains:
- the LOC111794684 gene encoding endoglucanase 8, coding for MSTSIPPLFPAAAAILLLLLFSPPATAQHDYHDALRKCILFFEGQRSGRLPPDQRLKWRRDSAVHDGSTVGRDLSGGYYDAGDNIKFGFPMAFTTTLLSWSIIDFGRNMGSELGNALKAVKWATDYLLKATAVPGVVFVQVGDPYSDHNCWERPEDMDTLRTVYKIDGDHPGSDVAGETAAALAAASIVFRSRDPSYSRLLLNRAVSVFEFADRHRGAYSGSLRRAVCPFYCDVNGYQDELLWGAAWLHKASRRRVYREYIFKNEVVLRAGDTINEFGWDNKHAGINVLISKEVLMGKAEYFSSFRQNADEFICSILPGISHPQVQYSPGGLIFKAGGSNMQHVTSLSFLLLAYSNYLSHANRNVACGASLASPAMLRQLAKRQVDYILGDNPLRMSYMVGYGARYPLRIHHRASSLPSVRAHPGRIGCKAGSRYFLSPNPNPNVLVGAVVGGPNVTDAFPDSRPFFQESEPTTYINAPLVGLLAHFSAHH